Within the Rhizobium favelukesii genome, the region ACGCACGACTCGATCGGCGTTGGCGAAGACGGCCCGACCCACCAGCCGGTCGAGCAGATCGCCGGCCTGCGCGCCGTTCCGAACCTGCAGGTGTTCCGTCCGGCCGACGCTACCGAAACGGCCGAATGCTGGCAGATCGCCATCAAGTCGAAGGTTCACCCGTCCGCTCTTGCGCTCACTCGCCAGAACCTGACGACGGTGCGCACCGAGTACAGTGAGAAGAACCTCTGCGAACAGGGCGCCTACACACTCGCTGGCAATACCGACGCGAAGGTGACGATCTTCGCCTCGGGCTCGGAAGTCGAGCTTGCGGTTGCCGCCCGCGCAACGCTGGAAGCCAAGGGCGTCAGCGTCCGGGTCGTATCCGTTCCCTGCACCGAACTGTTCTTCGAGCAGCCGGAAGCCTACCGCAAGGAAGTCATCGGCAACTCGCCGGTCAAGATCGCCGTCGAAGCCGCCGTCCGCGAGGGCTGGGATGCCTTCATCGGTCCGGAAGGCAGCTTCGTCGGCATGAAGGGCTTCGGCGCGTCCGGCCCGGCGAAGGACGTCTTCAAGCATTTCGGCATCACCGCGGACGCCGTGGTCGCTGCCGCAGAAGCAAAACTCTAAGAGAGCGCTCAGGCGCTCTCCAACAACTCAATCCGCAAGCCCCATCTCTAGGGAGTGAATGCACATGACTGTAAAGGTTGCCATCAACGGCTTCGGCCGCATCGGCCGCAACGTTCTCCGCGCTATCGTAGAATCTGGCCGCACCGACATCGAAGTCGTTGCCATCAACGACCTCGGCCCGGTCGAGACCAACGCCCATTTGCTGCGCTACGATTCTATCCACGGCAAGTTCCCGGCCGAGGTAAAGGTTGAGGGCGACACGATCACTGTCGGCGGCGGAAAGCCGATCAAGGTGACCGCGATCAAGGACCCGGCAACGCTGCCGCACAAGGAACTCGGCGTCGACATCGCGATGGAGTGCACCGGCATCTTCACCGCCCGCGACAAGGCTGCCGCCCACCTGACGGCCGGCGCAAAGCGCGTCATCGTTTCGGCTCCTGCCGACGGTGCCGACCTGACGGTCGTCTTCGGCGTCAATGATGACCAGTTGACCAAGGAACACCTGGTCATCTCCAACGCGTCCTGCACGACGAACTGCCTGGTTCCGGTCGTCAAGGTCCTCGACGACGCTGTCGGCATCGATCACGGCTTCATGACCACCATCCACTCCTACACCGGCGACCAGCCGACGCTCGACACGATGCACAAGGACCTTTACCGCGCCCGCGCTGCAGCCCTGTCGATGATCCCGACCTCGACCGGCGCCGCCAAGGCCGTCGGCCTCGTCCTGCCGCATCTTAAGGGCAAGCTCGATGGCACCTCGATCCGCGTTCCGACCCCGAACGTCTCGGTCGTCGACTTCAAGTTCGTCGCCAAGAAGGCCACGACCGTCGGCGAAATCAACGAAGCGATCAAGGCTGCCGCAAACGGCAAACTCAAGGGCATCCTCGGCTACACCGACGAGCCGCTCGTTTCCCGTGACTTCAACCACGACAGCCACTCATCGATCTTCGCAACTGATCAGACGAAGGTCATGGAAGGCAACTTCGTGCGTGTCCTGTCCTGGTACGACAACGAGTGGGGCTTCTCCAGCCGCATGTCCGACACCGCCGTTGCCTTCGCAAAGCTCATCTAAGCTCGACTTTGTACATTATGCAGCGAAGCAAAGTGCTTGTGTCATCCGCTTGAGGCGGCTTGGTTGAGTTTCAGGAATGTCCGGGTCTGGCGGGTGCTGTCGATAAATATCCTGATCCCACAGGATCATGCGAACCGCACCGATGGCATCGGAGAAGGTGAACTCTGTTTTCTTGTACCAGGCGGCGGCATAGGGAAGGACGCCATGACCGAGCAGATCGCATGCCCAGAGTGTGACGAGGCTGTAGAGCGCCAGCAGCGACGGGGTCGTGCGCATGATGGCTTTGTCGTTCCACTGCCGTTGGGTTTCCACGCCAAGATGCGCTCGCGTTTCGGCGAAGGTGACCTCGATCTGCCAGCGCCGAACGAAATAGGCAATGATCTGAGCGGGCTCAAGGTTGACGTTGGTGCTCATGAACGCCTGGGGTTCACGACGGCCTGATGGATCGCGAACGAGAACCCAGCGAATTGGTCTTGGGGGCGTTCCACGCCGATACCAGAGGCCGGTTCCTGATGTGACATCAAGGGTTTTGTCGGTTTGCTTGCCGTACCAGGACGATGCGACGATGCGCTGCCACTCGGTCTTTGCGTCTTTGAGGAGCGTTTTCAGTTTCGGCAATGGCCTGCCTTTTTGCGCCGGTCGCCCGAGCGTATGTTCGTGCCGTTGATCTGGTGGAGCAAAGAGACTGGCATCCAGACGCAACCGCGTGATGAGAGTGGCCGTGTCGGGAAGAGCCGCAGCCAGTGTATGAACGGCAAAGCTGCTATCGCCGACAAAGATGATTTCGCGGCCCGGCAGCCAGCGGCAAAGCTGCAAGACGCCTTGCCTTGCCCAATCAGTCAGCAGCTTGTGCTTTCGGCCCTTCTTCTGATCATGGCGCTCAGAGGGACACAGGATCGTCAGCACCGGCAGGGCTTTAATACATTTTGCCCATGGGACAGGTGAAAGAACCATGAAGCTCAACCATCTCAAGCCGCTGGCTTTGACAAAGTGGCCATGGCTGGAGCGCACCGGGTCACGATAAATTCCACGCGCGGCGATGCGTTGGCCCCAACGCCGTTCGATTGTATCATCCATGCCAATCACGACAGGGCCCTCGGGCACGAGCCGGGCAACAATGATGGACAGCAGACGGGCCGCCAACGTGCGAGGGTTCCAGCGGGCTCGGTTGAGGAGTTGATGATAGGCGGCAAAATTACTTACCTCCGCGCGTCCGGTGATGCGCAGGCAGGCCGTCACCGTTCGCTTGCCAGGCGAAAGGAGCGCACCCATCACCAGGACCAGCAGATGCTCCCAGCTTGGCGCGGTAAACCAGAAACGAAACGGCGACAGCCATTTGCGAAGGATGTGGGGGACCGCGTCTCCCGGCTCACGGCT harbors:
- the gap gene encoding type I glyceraldehyde-3-phosphate dehydrogenase produces the protein MTVKVAINGFGRIGRNVLRAIVESGRTDIEVVAINDLGPVETNAHLLRYDSIHGKFPAEVKVEGDTITVGGGKPIKVTAIKDPATLPHKELGVDIAMECTGIFTARDKAAAHLTAGAKRVIVSAPADGADLTVVFGVNDDQLTKEHLVISNASCTTNCLVPVVKVLDDAVGIDHGFMTTIHSYTGDQPTLDTMHKDLYRARAAALSMIPTSTGAAKAVGLVLPHLKGKLDGTSIRVPTPNVSVVDFKFVAKKATTVGEINEAIKAAANGKLKGILGYTDEPLVSRDFNHDSHSSIFATDQTKVMEGNFVRVLSWYDNEWGFSSRMSDTAVAFAKLI
- a CDS encoding IS701 family transposase, yielding MSEQHDCSREPGDAVPHILRKWLSPFRFWFTAPSWEHLLVLVMGALLSPGKRTVTACLRITGRAEVSNFAAYHQLLNRARWNPRTLAARLLSIIVARLVPEGPVVIGMDDTIERRWGQRIAARGIYRDPVRSSHGHFVKASGLRWLSFMVLSPVPWAKCIKALPVLTILCPSERHDQKKGRKHKLLTDWARQGVLQLCRWLPGREIIFVGDSSFAVHTLAAALPDTATLITRLRLDASLFAPPDQRHEHTLGRPAQKGRPLPKLKTLLKDAKTEWQRIVASSWYGKQTDKTLDVTSGTGLWYRRGTPPRPIRWVLVRDPSGRREPQAFMSTNVNLEPAQIIAYFVRRWQIEVTFAETRAHLGVETQRQWNDKAIMRTTPSLLALYSLVTLWACDLLGHGVLPYAAAWYKKTEFTFSDAIGAVRMILWDQDIYRQHPPDPDIPETQPSRLKRMTQALCFAA